The genome window TCACCGGCGGTTCCCCTCAGGCCATCCGGGAGCAGGAGCAGATCCGGGCCGCAGGTCCGCAGCTCACCGGCAAGCGCATCGTCCTCGACCCCGCATTCGGGGGAGCGAGCACCGGTCGGCTGGTCCAGGGCCGCTACGGTCAGCTCGCGGAAGAGGAGATCCTCTGGGACCTCGCCACCCGCACCGAGGGCAGGATGATCGCCGCCGGGATGGAGACCATCGTCTCCCGGCCCCGGTCGGACAACCCCAGCAGCATGGACCGGGTGGCGATGGCCAATGCCTTCGGCGCTGATCTGATGATCTCATTGCACTGTGACTGCTACACCAATGAGAAGGCGCACGGAGCGGCCACGTTCTACTACGGCTCGGAGAGCGGGTCGTCCTCGATGACCGGCGAACGGCTCGCCGGACTGATCCAGCGGGAGATCGCTGCACGCACACCGCTGACCGACAACCACGCCCACGGGCGAACCTGGGACGTGCTGCGGCTGACGAAGATGCCGACAGTGCAGGTCAACGCCGGCTACATCACCAACCCGGAGGATGTCTCCCTGCTCACCGACCCCTCCGTCCGGGACACCATCGCCGAGGCCCTCGTCGTCGCGGTGAAGCGGTTGTACCTGCTGGACAAGGACGCCGCGGAGACCGGCCAGTACTCCTTCTCAGAGCTGCTGGCGGAGGAGGGTCGGTCTCACCGACGCGCTGACTAGCGTCCGCCGCCCAGCACCGTGGCCAGGGGACCGCGGTCGTTGAGCATCTCGTGGGCGTCTGCGGAGAAGGCGGAGAACAGACTGGACCGGGAGTGGAGGTCCTTGCGGTACCGGGGGAAGCGCCGGTGCGGACCGATGACGTAGAACCCCTCCTGTTCCAGGATGTCCGCCGACAGCACCGGGGCTGCCTCCAGGGCGTCCGCCGTACCGTCCGGACGTTCCTCCCAGCCGTGATACCCCTCGGGAATGTACAGGTCGGTGGCCTCACCCGAATCATTCCGCCCGAATGCCTCGACAGCCTTCACCCCGCGCCGTTCCGCTTCGGTGAGCACCGTCTCGATGAGACTGTGTTCCAGGTAGAGGCCCATATACGGCTGGTCAACGAACACGGTGGAGACCAGGACCGCATCGGAGGACGCCGGCCCCGACGGCATGGCCGCGGCCCCGGGGAAGTAGGTGGCGGGGGCGAAGAAGACGGTCGCAGCCGGCCGTTCCACACTGCCGTGCTCTCCGGTGCCGACGTAGGCGGTATACCCGCAGATGCCCCACCGGTAGAGGACGGACTGCATCCACATCTGCTTGTCGAACTCCGCGTCATCCGGGCGGACTCCCACCGGCAGTTCCCAGAAGACATCACGGGACGCCTGCGCCTCCAGCTGAGCTCCACCATCCTGGCTCAACGCGCTGTACCTGATCTCCACCCGCACT of Corynebacterium terpenotabidum Y-11 contains these proteins:
- a CDS encoding N-acetylmuramoyl-L-alanine amidase, which produces MYGEVYRPGDRGARVAEVRGTLARLGFIDGFSGDATGEVHQQLRPEDELFDSTLETALRAFQQQRGIIADGHITNGTLRALREASYSLGSRVLMLQAPGHYLVGDDVSDLQKHLHDLGFFTSRVDGHFGPLTHQALKNYQFDAGLTSDGVLGPETLRSLSYLGRRITGGSPQAIREQEQIRAAGPQLTGKRIVLDPAFGGASTGRLVQGRYGQLAEEEILWDLATRTEGRMIAAGMETIVSRPRSDNPSSMDRVAMANAFGADLMISLHCDCYTNEKAHGAATFYYGSESGSSSMTGERLAGLIQREIAARTPLTDNHAHGRTWDVLRLTKMPTVQVNAGYITNPEDVSLLTDPSVRDTIAEALVVAVKRLYLLDKDAAETGQYSFSELLAEEGRSHRRAD